A single window of Gadus morhua chromosome 22, gadMor3.0, whole genome shotgun sequence DNA harbors:
- the LOC115535401 gene encoding ectonucleotide pyrophosphatase/phosphodiesterase family member 3 isoform X1, protein MAVFTESKRKKKLLAVVLAVSIVTIILGLGLALALKMENSQNEVEHCRGRCYQPYDPLGAGCRCDADCAAANDCCYDYHDVCLLPAEQWECTRLRCGETRTERSRCHCSADCLQAGDCCTNYKHVCQGETAWVEDDCLNLTEPSCPAGFQRPPLLLVSLDGLRADYLQTWEGLLPVLSKLGRCGTSAPFMQAAFPSKTFPNHYTIATGLYPESNGLIDNVMFDPVFNASFSLSNEEKDNPAWYLGQPIWHTARYQGLRSGTFFWPGSDVRVNGSYPDLYRPYDGKVPFEERVFTVLKWLQLPVEERPDFFTLYLEEPDKSGHKFGTVSGQLSESLRGVDDVMGQLMNGLKQLNLHRCLNIIVVADHGMEDTSCERKEVLQDLVDTEDLWVTDGPVGRIRARSAGTVLDAAALVANISCRKPQQKITPYLKPHLPKRFHYANSRRIEDVNVLVTPKWLLERVRGSLTFCSGGAHGYDNDVESMHAMFLSHGPAFQQQTVVQPFSNVELYNLMCDLLQISPSANNGTHGSLNHLLREPFHRPSPPAGRSPPSRCPLLTLEPGDTLGCSCPAISGNVIQLNRRLNLTTAEVGATMATHAFLGLPVVLQQGVSYCLLQQQGFVSGYGQDISMPLWSSFSLEAPADLDPLPAVTDSCLRADVRLPPSKSPRCDHDHVAPGNNISYAFLYPPGLNTTADEQFDGLLMSNVVPMFPAFKKIWDYFQGTLLKKYSQQYGGINVVTGPAFDYNYDGRFDSQDQIQEFVPGSSVPVPTHYFAVLTSCSDTAQTPAACSGSLSTVCFLLPHRRDNAESCQSAESESHWVEDLMWFHQSRVRDVEWITGLDFYQGSGRPITELLQLKARPTAAIKRKL, encoded by the exons ATGGCCGTCTTCACAGAGtccaaaagaaagaagaaactCCTG gccgtTGTTCTGGCTGTGTCTATTGTCACCATTATCTTAGGCCTTGGTTTGGCTCTGGCACTAAAGATGGAGAACTCTCAAAATGAAG TGGAGCACTGCAGGGGGCGCTGCTACCAGCCCTACGACCCCCTGGGGGCCGGCTGCCGGTGCGACGCCGACTGCGCCGCCGCCAACGACTGTTGCTACGACTACCACGATGTCTGTCTGCTACCCG CCGAGCAGTGGGAGTGCACCCGGCTGAGGTGTGGGGAGACCCGGACGGAGCGGAGCCGCTGCCACTGCTCCGCAGACTGCCTGCAGGCCGGAGACTGCTGCACAAACTACAAACATGTCTGCCAGG gGGAGACGGCGTGGGTGGAGGACGACTGCCTGAACCTGACGGAGCCTAGCTGCCCCGCAGG CTTCCAGCGGCCCCCCCTGCTGCTGGTGTCTCTGGACGGACTGCGTGCGGACTACCTCCAGACCTGGGAGGGCCTGCTGCCCGTCCTGTCCAAGCTAG GGCGATGTGGGACCTCAGCTCCATTCATGCAGGCAGCGTTTCCCAGCAAGACCTTTCCTAACCACTACACCATCGCCACG GGCCTGTACCCAGAGTCCAACGGGCTGATAGACAACGTGATGTTCGACCCGGTGTTCAACGCGTCCTTCAGTCTGTCCAACGAAGAGAAGGACAACCCAGCCTGGTACCTGGGGCAGCCG ATCTGGCACACGGCGAGGTACCAGGGCCTGCGGTCCGGGACCTTCTTCTGGCCCGGCTCCGACGTCCGGGTCAACGGGAGCTACCCCGACCTGTACCGGCCCTACGACGG GAAAGTGCCGTTTGAGGAGAGAGTTTTCACCGTTCTCAAGTGGCTGCAGCTTCCAGTGGAAGAGAG GCCAGATTTCTTCACTCTCTATCTGGAGGAACCAGATAAATCTGGGCACAAGTTTGGTACAGTTAGTGGAcag ctgagtGAGTCTTTGCGGGGAGTGGATGACGTCATGGGTCAGCTGATGAACGGCCTGAAGCAGCTCAACCTCCACCGCTGCCTCAACATCATCGTCGTCGCCGACCACG GCATGGAGGACACCAGCTGCGAGAGGAAGGAGGTTCTCCAGGACCTGGTGGACACCGAGGACCTCTGGGTGACGGACGGACCGGTGGGACGCATCCGGGCCCGCAGCGCTGGCACCGTCT TGGACGCTGCCGCCCTGGTAGCCAACATCAGT TGTAGGAAGCCGCAGCAGAAGATCACTCCGTACCTGAAGCCTCACCTCCCCAAGCGCTTCCACTACGCCAACAGCCGCCGCATCGAAGACGTCAACGTCCTCGTCACGCCCAAGTGGCTGTTAGAGAG GGTCCGCGGCTCACTGACCTTCTGCTCGGGGGGGGCTCACGGCTACGATAACGATGTGGAGAGCATGCAC GCCATGTTCCTGAGCCATGGTCCAGCGTTCCAGCAGCAGACAGTTGTCCAGCCCTTCTCGAACGTTGAGCTCTACAACCTCATGTGTG ATCTGCTGCAGATCTCCCCGAGCGCGAACAACGGCACCCACGGGAGTCTGAACCACCTGCTGAGGGAGCCCTTCCAccggccctccccccccgccgggCGGAGCCCGCCCTCCCGCTGCCCCCTCCTCACGCTGGAGCCCGGCGACACCCTTGGGTGCTCCTGCCCCGCCATC AGCGGGAATGTCATTCAACTGAACCGTCGTCTCAATCTGACAACAGCAGAAG TGGGGGCGACCATGGCGACTCATGCGTTCCTGGGTCTCCCCGTGGTTCTGCAGCAGGGAGTGTCGTACtgcctcctccagcagcagggcTTCGTCAGTGGGTACGGCCAGGACATCTCCATGCCCCTGTGGAGCTCCTTCAGCCTGGAGGCCccg GCGGACCTGGACCCGTTGCCGGCGGTAACCGACTCCTGTCTCCGGGCAGATGTGCGGCTTCCTCCGTCTAAGAGTCCCAGATGTGACCATGACCACGTCGCCCCGGGCAACAACATCAGCTACGCCTTCCTCTATCCCCCAG gtCTGAACACCACAGCGGATGAGCAGTTTGATGGCCTGTTGATGAGTAACGTGGTGCCCATGTTCCCCGCCTTCAAAA AGATCTGGGATTACTTCCAGGGTACTCTGCTGAAGAAGTACTCCCAGCAGTACGGGGGCATCAACGTGGTCACCGGACCCGCCTTTGACTACAACTACGACGGGCGCTTTGACTCCCAGGACCAGATCCAGGA GTTCGTCCCCGGCTCCTCCGTCCCCGTCCCCACGCACTACTTTGCGGTCCTGACCAGCTGCTCCGACACGGCCCAGACGCCGGCCGCCTGCTCCGGGAGCCTGAGCACCGTCTGCTTCCTGCTGCCGCATCGCCGCGACAACGCCGAGAGCTGCCAG AGCGCAGAGAGTGAATCTCATTGGGTTGAAGACCTCATGTGGTTCCACCAATCACGGGTCCGAGATGTGGAGTGGATCACTGGATTGGACTTCTACCAGGGCAGCGGgcgaccaatcacagagctgcTTCAGTTGAAGGCCCGCCCTACGGCCGCCATTAAGAGGAAGCTCTGA
- the LOC115535401 gene encoding ectonucleotide pyrophosphatase/phosphodiesterase family member 3 isoform X2: MAVFTESKRKKKLLAVVLAVSIVTIILGLGLALALKMENSQNEVEHCRGRCYQPYDPLGAGCRCDADCAAANDCCYDYHDVCLLPAEQWECTRLRCGETRTERSRCHCSADCLQAGDCCTNYKHVCQGETAWVEDDCLNLTEPSCPAGFQRPPLLLVSLDGLRADYLQTWEGLLPVLSKLGRCGTSAPFMQAAFPSKTFPNHYTIATGLYPESNGLIDNVMFDPVFNASFSLSNEEKDNPAWYLGQPIWHTARYQGLRSGTFFWPGSDVRVNGSYPDLYRPYDGKVPFEERVFTVLKWLQLPVEERPDFFTLYLEEPDKSGHKFGTVSGQLSESLRGVDDVMGQLMNGLKQLNLHRCLNIIVVADHGMEDTSCERKEVLQDLVDTEDLWVTDGPVGRIRARSAGTVLDAAALVANISCRKPQQKITPYLKPHLPKRFHYANSRRIEDVNVLVTPKWLLERVRGSLTFCSGGAHGYDNDVESMHAMFLSHGPAFQQQTVVQPFSNVELYNLMCDLLQISPSANNGTHGSLNHLLREPFHRPSPPAGRSPPSRCPLLTLEPGDTLGCSCPAISGNVIQLNRRLNLTTAEVGATMATHAFLGLPVVLQQGVSYCLLQQQGFVSGYGQDISMPLWSSFSLEAPADLDPLPAVTDSCLRADVRLPPSKSPRCDHDHVAPGNNISYAFLYPPGLNTTADEQFDGLLMSNVVPMFPAFKKIWDYFQGTLLKKYSQQYGGINVVTGPAFDYNYDGRFDSQDQIQEFVPGSSVPVPTHYFAVLTSCSDTAQTPAACSGSLSTVCFLLPHRRDNAESCQVNSGSC; this comes from the exons ATGGCCGTCTTCACAGAGtccaaaagaaagaagaaactCCTG gccgtTGTTCTGGCTGTGTCTATTGTCACCATTATCTTAGGCCTTGGTTTGGCTCTGGCACTAAAGATGGAGAACTCTCAAAATGAAG TGGAGCACTGCAGGGGGCGCTGCTACCAGCCCTACGACCCCCTGGGGGCCGGCTGCCGGTGCGACGCCGACTGCGCCGCCGCCAACGACTGTTGCTACGACTACCACGATGTCTGTCTGCTACCCG CCGAGCAGTGGGAGTGCACCCGGCTGAGGTGTGGGGAGACCCGGACGGAGCGGAGCCGCTGCCACTGCTCCGCAGACTGCCTGCAGGCCGGAGACTGCTGCACAAACTACAAACATGTCTGCCAGG gGGAGACGGCGTGGGTGGAGGACGACTGCCTGAACCTGACGGAGCCTAGCTGCCCCGCAGG CTTCCAGCGGCCCCCCCTGCTGCTGGTGTCTCTGGACGGACTGCGTGCGGACTACCTCCAGACCTGGGAGGGCCTGCTGCCCGTCCTGTCCAAGCTAG GGCGATGTGGGACCTCAGCTCCATTCATGCAGGCAGCGTTTCCCAGCAAGACCTTTCCTAACCACTACACCATCGCCACG GGCCTGTACCCAGAGTCCAACGGGCTGATAGACAACGTGATGTTCGACCCGGTGTTCAACGCGTCCTTCAGTCTGTCCAACGAAGAGAAGGACAACCCAGCCTGGTACCTGGGGCAGCCG ATCTGGCACACGGCGAGGTACCAGGGCCTGCGGTCCGGGACCTTCTTCTGGCCCGGCTCCGACGTCCGGGTCAACGGGAGCTACCCCGACCTGTACCGGCCCTACGACGG GAAAGTGCCGTTTGAGGAGAGAGTTTTCACCGTTCTCAAGTGGCTGCAGCTTCCAGTGGAAGAGAG GCCAGATTTCTTCACTCTCTATCTGGAGGAACCAGATAAATCTGGGCACAAGTTTGGTACAGTTAGTGGAcag ctgagtGAGTCTTTGCGGGGAGTGGATGACGTCATGGGTCAGCTGATGAACGGCCTGAAGCAGCTCAACCTCCACCGCTGCCTCAACATCATCGTCGTCGCCGACCACG GCATGGAGGACACCAGCTGCGAGAGGAAGGAGGTTCTCCAGGACCTGGTGGACACCGAGGACCTCTGGGTGACGGACGGACCGGTGGGACGCATCCGGGCCCGCAGCGCTGGCACCGTCT TGGACGCTGCCGCCCTGGTAGCCAACATCAGT TGTAGGAAGCCGCAGCAGAAGATCACTCCGTACCTGAAGCCTCACCTCCCCAAGCGCTTCCACTACGCCAACAGCCGCCGCATCGAAGACGTCAACGTCCTCGTCACGCCCAAGTGGCTGTTAGAGAG GGTCCGCGGCTCACTGACCTTCTGCTCGGGGGGGGCTCACGGCTACGATAACGATGTGGAGAGCATGCAC GCCATGTTCCTGAGCCATGGTCCAGCGTTCCAGCAGCAGACAGTTGTCCAGCCCTTCTCGAACGTTGAGCTCTACAACCTCATGTGTG ATCTGCTGCAGATCTCCCCGAGCGCGAACAACGGCACCCACGGGAGTCTGAACCACCTGCTGAGGGAGCCCTTCCAccggccctccccccccgccgggCGGAGCCCGCCCTCCCGCTGCCCCCTCCTCACGCTGGAGCCCGGCGACACCCTTGGGTGCTCCTGCCCCGCCATC AGCGGGAATGTCATTCAACTGAACCGTCGTCTCAATCTGACAACAGCAGAAG TGGGGGCGACCATGGCGACTCATGCGTTCCTGGGTCTCCCCGTGGTTCTGCAGCAGGGAGTGTCGTACtgcctcctccagcagcagggcTTCGTCAGTGGGTACGGCCAGGACATCTCCATGCCCCTGTGGAGCTCCTTCAGCCTGGAGGCCccg GCGGACCTGGACCCGTTGCCGGCGGTAACCGACTCCTGTCTCCGGGCAGATGTGCGGCTTCCTCCGTCTAAGAGTCCCAGATGTGACCATGACCACGTCGCCCCGGGCAACAACATCAGCTACGCCTTCCTCTATCCCCCAG gtCTGAACACCACAGCGGATGAGCAGTTTGATGGCCTGTTGATGAGTAACGTGGTGCCCATGTTCCCCGCCTTCAAAA AGATCTGGGATTACTTCCAGGGTACTCTGCTGAAGAAGTACTCCCAGCAGTACGGGGGCATCAACGTGGTCACCGGACCCGCCTTTGACTACAACTACGACGGGCGCTTTGACTCCCAGGACCAGATCCAGGA GTTCGTCCCCGGCTCCTCCGTCCCCGTCCCCACGCACTACTTTGCGGTCCTGACCAGCTGCTCCGACACGGCCCAGACGCCGGCCGCCTGCTCCGGGAGCCTGAGCACCGTCTGCTTCCTGCTGCCGCATCGCCGCGACAACGCCGAGAGCTGCCAGGTAAACTCAGGCTCCTGCTAA
- the LOC115535466 gene encoding ectonucleotide pyrophosphatase/phosphodiesterase family member 3-like codes for MATHAFLGLPVVLQQGVSYCLLQQQGFVSGYGQDISMPLWSSFSLEAPADLDPLPAVTDSCLRADVRLPPSKSPRCDHDHVAPGNNISYAFLYPPGLNTTADEQFDGLLMSNVVPMFPAFKKIWDYFQGTLLKKYSQQYGGINVVTGPAFDYNYDGRFDSQDQIQEFVPGSSVPVPTHYFAVLTSCSDTAQTPAACSGSLSTVCFLLPHRRDNAESCQSAESESHWVEDLMWFHQSRVRDVEWITGLDFYQGSGRPITELLQLKARPTAAIKRKL; via the exons ATGGCGACTCATGCGTTCCTGGGTCTCCCCGTGGTTCTGCAGCAGGGAGTGTCGTACtgcctcctccagcagcagggcTTCGTCAGTGGGTATGGCCAGGACATCTCCATGCCCCTGTGGAGCTCCTTCAGCCTGGAGGCCccg GCGGACCTGGACCCGTTGCCGGCGGTAACCGACTCCTGTCTCCGGGCAGATGTGCGGCTTCCTCCGTCTAAGAGTCCCAGATGTGACCATGACCACGTCGCCCCGGGCAACAACATCAGCTACGCCTTCCTCTATCCCCCAG gtCTGAACACCACAGCGGATGAGCAGTTTGATGGCCTGTTGATGAGTAACGTGGTGCCCATGTTCCCCGCCTTCAAAA AGATCTGGGATTACTTCCAGGGTACTCTGCTGAAGAAGTACTCCCAGCAGTACGGGGGCATCAACGTGGTCACCGGACCCGCCTTTGACTACAACTACGACGGGCGCTTTGACTCCCAGGACCAGATCCAGGA GTTCGTCCCCGGCTCCTCCGTCCCCGTCCCCACGCACTACTTTGCGGTCCTGACCAGCTGCTCCGACACGGCCCAGACGCCGGCCGCCTGCTCCGGGAGCCTGAGCACCGTCTGCTTCCTGCTGCCGCATCGCCGCGACAACGCCGAGAGCTGCCAG AGCGCAGAGAGTGAATCTCATTGGGTTGAAGACCTCATGTGGTTCCACCAATCACGGGTCCGAGATGTGGAGTGGATCACTGGATTGGACTTCTACCAGGGCAGCGGgcgaccaatcacagagctgcTTCAGTTGAAGGCCCGCCCTACGGCCGCCATTAAGAGGAAGCTCTGA